One window of Pseudomonas sp. ML2-2023-3 genomic DNA carries:
- a CDS encoding DUF1161 domain-containing protein yields MKKILLAVGLLSLAGTAFAAGKPCEELKSEIAAKIEANGAKHYSLTAVEKGTSADGKVVGTCEGGTKEIVYKRG; encoded by the coding sequence ATGAAAAAGATTTTATTGGCTGTAGGTTTGCTGAGTCTGGCAGGAACGGCGTTTGCAGCGGGCAAGCCATGCGAAGAGTTGAAAAGCGAAATCGCGGCGAAGATTGAGGCCAATGGCGCCAAGCATTATTCGCTGACTGCTGTAGAGAAAGGCACTTCGGCTGACGGCAAAGTGGTGGGTACCTGTGAAGGCGGTACCAAGGAAATCGTGTACAAGCGCGGGTAA
- a CDS encoding dodecin, translated as MSDHHTYKKVELVGSSPSSIEDAISNALAEANKSIKHLEWFEVVDTRGHIKDGKVAHYQVTLKVGFRIASS; from the coding sequence ATGTCTGACCATCACACCTACAAGAAAGTTGAACTGGTAGGCTCGTCCCCGAGCAGCATAGAAGACGCCATCAGTAATGCACTGGCCGAGGCCAACAAAAGCATCAAACACCTGGAATGGTTCGAGGTGGTCGACACCCGTGGGCACATCAAGGACGGTAAAGTTGCGCACTATCAGGTGACGCTCAAGGTCGGATTTCGGATTGCCAGCAGCTAA
- a CDS encoding YqjD family protein: MASNSLRKASLQSMEAEIESLLKSLESLKHDASDESKKTLGILKNNAENALKHSRHLLSDAYEEVKDKTRETAIATREYAQEHPYATAGVAIGALGLLAAFLLCKRGN; the protein is encoded by the coding sequence ATGGCTAGCAATTCCCTACGTAAAGCCTCATTGCAAAGCATGGAAGCAGAGATCGAGAGCCTGCTCAAGTCTCTGGAAAGCCTCAAGCACGACGCTTCAGACGAGTCCAAAAAGACCCTTGGCATCCTCAAGAACAATGCCGAAAACGCACTCAAGCATTCGCGCCATCTGCTCAGCGACGCCTACGAAGAAGTGAAAGACAAGACTCGCGAAACCGCGATCGCTACCCGTGAGTACGCCCAGGAGCATCCGTACGCCACCGCTGGCGTTGCCATCGGCGCGCTGGGTCTGCTGGCTGCTTTCCTGTTGTGCAAGCGCGGCAACTAA
- a CDS encoding OsmC family protein — protein MSIKKKASAHWAGDLKTGIGSISTETGVLRDAPYGFKARFEGGKGTNPEELIGAAHAGCFSMALSMILGDAGLKADSIDTTAEVTLDQVDGGFAITAVHLVLKAKVPGATQAQFDELTTKAKEGCPVSKVLNAKITLDATLVS, from the coding sequence ATGAGTATCAAAAAGAAAGCATCGGCTCATTGGGCAGGCGACCTTAAAACCGGTATCGGCTCCATCTCCACTGAAACCGGGGTACTGCGCGACGCGCCGTATGGTTTCAAGGCGCGGTTTGAAGGCGGCAAGGGCACCAACCCCGAAGAGCTTATTGGCGCAGCCCATGCAGGCTGTTTTTCGATGGCGTTGTCGATGATTCTCGGTGATGCCGGGCTCAAGGCCGACAGCATCGACACCACGGCTGAAGTAACGCTCGACCAGGTGGACGGCGGCTTTGCAATCACTGCCGTGCATCTGGTGCTCAAGGCCAAAGTGCCCGGCGCAACCCAGGCGCAGTTCGACGAGCTGACCACCAAGGCCAAAGAAGGCTGCCCGGTGTCCAAAGTGCTGAACGCAAAAATCACCCTCGACGCTACGCTGGTGAGCTGA
- a CDS encoding LLM class flavin-dependent oxidoreductase has product MKRLSDIKFSTLDLVPVRENGSAAQSLRNSLDLAQHVEKFGYNRFWVAEHHNMDGIASSATSVLIGYLAGGTSTIRVGSGGVMLPNHAPLVIAEQFGTLESLYPGRIDLGLGRAPGSDQMTARALRRERSGSADEFPEDVAELMRYLGPRTPDQRIIAMPGTGTNVPVWLLGSSLFSAQLAGELGLPYAFASHFAPRLMHEAIRVYRNHFKPSATLDKPYVMLGIPLVAADTDEQAEYLATSVQQRILALMRGQSLVQRPPVETMDGLWLPHEKEAVMSFLGLAMVGSPQKIKAKLDVLVEQTQADELIFTCDLYEHADRIHSYELLSQVMKGA; this is encoded by the coding sequence ATGAAACGATTGTCTGACATCAAATTCTCGACCCTCGACCTGGTGCCTGTGCGCGAAAATGGCAGCGCGGCCCAGTCGTTGCGCAATTCGCTGGATCTGGCACAGCACGTAGAAAAGTTTGGCTATAACCGCTTTTGGGTGGCTGAGCACCACAACATGGACGGCATCGCCAGTTCGGCGACCTCCGTTTTGATTGGCTATCTGGCAGGCGGCACCTCGACCATTCGCGTGGGTTCGGGCGGTGTCATGCTGCCCAACCATGCGCCGCTGGTCATTGCCGAGCAGTTTGGCACCCTCGAAAGCCTGTACCCGGGACGCATCGACCTGGGCCTGGGCCGTGCACCGGGTTCAGACCAGATGACCGCCCGCGCCCTGCGCCGCGAGCGCTCGGGCAGTGCCGATGAGTTCCCCGAAGATGTGGCTGAACTGATGCGCTACCTCGGCCCCCGCACCCCGGACCAACGGATCATCGCCATGCCGGGCACAGGAACCAACGTTCCTGTCTGGCTGCTGGGCTCCAGCTTGTTCAGCGCGCAACTGGCCGGTGAACTTGGTTTGCCTTACGCCTTTGCCTCGCATTTCGCACCGCGTTTGATGCACGAAGCGATTCGCGTCTATCGCAATCACTTCAAGCCATCAGCGACCCTCGACAAGCCCTATGTGATGCTCGGTATCCCGCTGGTGGCGGCCGATACCGATGAACAGGCCGAGTACCTGGCGACCTCCGTACAACAGCGGATTCTGGCGTTGATGCGTGGGCAGAGCCTGGTGCAGCGCCCACCGGTGGAGACCATGGACGGGTTGTGGCTGCCCCACGAAAAAGAGGCGGTGATGAGCTTCCTGGGCCTGGCGATGGTCGGCAGCCCGCAGAAAATAAAGGCCAAGCTGGACGTGCTGGTGGAGCAGACACAGGCTGACGAGCTGATCTTTACCTGTGATTTGTATGAACACGCAGACCGCATTCATTCATATGAATTGCTGTCGCAGGTGATGAAAGGGGCCTGA
- a CDS encoding LysR family transcriptional regulator — MSRDLPPLNALRAFEAAARLSSVSQAAEQLNVTHGAVSRQLKVLEEHLGVSLFVKEGRGLKLTDAGIRLRDASSEAFDRLRNLCAELTQSQVNAPFVLGCSGSLLARWFIPRLGRLNADLPDLRLHLSAGEGDLDPRRPGLDALLVFAEPPWPADMQVYELASERIGPVVSPRYVRYAQLCGAPVSALLDESLLHTTSRPQAWPSWAQQNAIEAKDLKYGQGFEHLYYLLEAAVAGLGVAIAPEPLVAQDLQAGRLAAPWGFNETPAQLTLWLPKRAADGRAGQLAQWLKAELARSAD, encoded by the coding sequence ATGAGTCGAGATCTCCCGCCCCTGAATGCCCTGCGCGCATTCGAAGCCGCCGCCCGCCTGAGCAGTGTCAGCCAGGCCGCCGAGCAGTTGAACGTCACCCACGGCGCTGTCAGTCGACAGTTGAAAGTGCTTGAAGAGCACTTGGGCGTGAGCCTGTTCGTAAAGGAAGGCCGCGGCCTGAAGCTCACTGACGCCGGAATCCGCCTGCGCGACGCCAGCAGCGAGGCGTTCGATCGCTTGCGTAATCTGTGCGCAGAACTCACGCAAAGCCAGGTCAATGCCCCTTTTGTGCTCGGTTGCTCGGGCAGTTTGCTGGCGCGCTGGTTTATTCCGCGCCTGGGTCGATTGAATGCCGATTTACCGGACTTGCGCTTACACCTGTCCGCCGGTGAGGGTGATCTGGACCCCCGCCGTCCCGGGCTGGACGCCTTGCTGGTGTTTGCCGAGCCACCGTGGCCCGCCGATATGCAGGTGTATGAGTTGGCCAGCGAGCGTATTGGCCCGGTGGTCAGCCCGCGCTATGTCCGTTATGCGCAACTGTGTGGTGCGCCCGTCAGCGCCTTGCTCGACGAATCATTGCTGCACACCACTTCTCGGCCCCAGGCATGGCCAAGCTGGGCACAGCAGAACGCCATCGAGGCGAAGGATTTGAAATACGGGCAGGGGTTTGAGCACTTGTATTACTTGCTTGAAGCCGCCGTTGCGGGGCTGGGTGTGGCGATCGCTCCCGAGCCGCTGGTGGCGCAGGACCTGCAAGCCGGACGTCTGGCTGCGCCCTGGGGCTTCAACGAAACCCCGGCGCAGCTGACGTTATGGTTGCCCAAGCGCGCCGCAGACGGGCGCGCCGGGCAACTGGCGCAATGGCTCAAGGCTGAGCTTGCGCGCAGCGCAGATTAG